From Rhodovastum atsumiense, a single genomic window includes:
- a CDS encoding SphA family protein has protein sequence MVTLAVSSAQAVEGNSIIYPNGFENFGAGIVPPPGTYYLNNTEYYTARRMNDGAGNNAIPGFGLNALVNASRVIQSWDLPVLGGNLFSQIIVPLVYLNVNVPGRAQNRAGIGNVTLTPAGVAWHFGDLHVATAVDVNLPPPAWNKNWLANLGHNYFQFEPVLAVTYARPGGIEASVKAMYDFNTENTSTNYLSGQTAHVDFALGYNVWDTLKVGAVGYYLTQTTADSGSGAAGANRTEALAIGPGMTFMYKGLFFWANWQHEVMAHNHTQGDALWLKVGLRF, from the coding sequence ATGGTGACCCTTGCCGTGTCGTCCGCCCAGGCGGTCGAGGGCAACTCGATCATCTATCCCAATGGATTCGAGAATTTCGGCGCCGGCATCGTTCCCCCGCCCGGCACCTATTACCTGAACAACACCGAGTATTACACCGCGCGTCGCATGAATGACGGCGCCGGCAACAATGCCATCCCCGGCTTCGGGCTGAATGCGCTGGTGAACGCCAGCCGCGTGATCCAGTCCTGGGACCTGCCCGTGCTGGGCGGCAACCTGTTCAGCCAGATCATCGTGCCCCTGGTCTATCTCAACGTGAACGTGCCCGGCCGCGCACAGAACCGTGCGGGCATCGGCAACGTCACGCTCACGCCGGCCGGCGTGGCCTGGCATTTCGGCGACCTGCACGTTGCCACCGCGGTTGACGTCAACCTGCCGCCGCCGGCCTGGAACAAGAACTGGCTGGCCAATCTCGGCCACAACTACTTTCAGTTCGAGCCGGTCCTCGCCGTCACCTATGCCCGCCCCGGCGGCATCGAGGCGAGCGTGAAGGCGATGTACGACTTCAACACCGAGAACACTTCCACGAATTACCTCTCCGGCCAGACCGCGCATGTCGACTTCGCGCTCGGCTACAATGTCTGGGACACGCTGAAGGTCGGCGCGGTCGGCTACTACCTGACGCAGACCACCGCCGATTCCGGCAGCGGCGCCGCCGGCGCGAACCGCACGGAAGCCCTGGCCATCGGCCCGGGCATGACCTTCATGTACAAAGGTCTGTTCTTCTGGGCGAACTGGCAACATGAGGTCATGGCACATAACCACACCCAGGGCGATGCGCTTTGGCTGAAGGTCGGCCTTCGCTTCTGA